A genomic stretch from Gammaproteobacteria bacterium includes:
- the gspF gene encoding type II secretion system inner membrane protein GspF produces MGAYQYVAVDASGKEHKGVLEGDTPRHVRQLLRERELLPVDVAEVESRERAKSRALPLRRGMSTLDLALLTRQLATLLRAGLPLEEALLAVSEQTEKARLKSIVLGVRAKVLEGHSLATGLEDFPHAFPNVYRATVSAGEQAGRLDAVLERLADYTESRHGLRQKVSHAMIYPIVLTSLALAIIVLMLIYVVPKVVGVFENTGQTLPLLTRALIALSTFLQNWWFAVLAAIVLAVIGVRRILRTEAARRKLHRWMLKTPVVGRVHRGLNTARFTRTLSILTSSGVPVLEALRISASVVTSLPMRDAVQDAAVRVSEGGAIGRSLGQSKLFPPMSIHLISSGESSGELDRMLERAAAHQESEMDGLLGALLSVLEPALIVVMGLIVLAIVMAILLPIFQINQLIG; encoded by the coding sequence ATGGGCGCGTATCAGTACGTCGCCGTCGACGCGAGCGGCAAGGAGCACAAGGGCGTCCTCGAGGGCGACACGCCGCGGCACGTCCGGCAGCTGCTGCGCGAGCGCGAGCTGCTGCCGGTCGACGTCGCCGAAGTCGAATCGCGCGAGCGCGCCAAGTCGCGCGCGCTGCCGCTGCGCCGCGGCATGTCCACGCTCGATCTCGCCCTGCTCACGCGGCAGCTCGCGACGCTGCTCCGCGCGGGCCTGCCGCTCGAGGAAGCGCTCCTCGCCGTCAGCGAGCAAACCGAGAAAGCCCGCCTGAAGAGCATCGTCCTCGGCGTGCGCGCAAAGGTGCTCGAAGGTCACTCGCTCGCGACCGGCCTCGAGGACTTCCCGCACGCATTCCCGAACGTGTACCGTGCGACCGTCTCGGCCGGCGAGCAGGCCGGGCGCCTCGACGCCGTCCTCGAGCGCCTCGCCGACTACACCGAGTCGCGCCACGGCCTGCGCCAAAAGGTCAGCCACGCCATGATTTATCCGATCGTGCTGACCTCGCTCGCGCTCGCGATCATCGTGCTGATGCTGATCTACGTCGTGCCGAAGGTCGTCGGCGTGTTCGAGAACACCGGGCAGACCCTGCCCTTGCTGACCCGCGCGCTGATCGCGCTTTCGACCTTCCTGCAAAACTGGTGGTTCGCGGTTCTCGCAGCGATCGTGCTGGCCGTAATCGGCGTGAGGCGGATACTGCGGACCGAAGCGGCGCGCCGCAAGCTGCACCGGTGGATGCTGAAGACGCCCGTCGTCGGCCGCGTGCACCGCGGCCTCAACACCGCGCGCTTCACGCGCACGTTGAGCATCCTCACATCGAGCGGCGTGCCCGTCCTCGAGGCGCTGCGGATCAGCGCCTCGGTGGTCACGAGCCTGCCGATGCGCGACGCCGTTCAAGACGCGGCCGTGCGCGTCAGCGAAGGCGGCGCGATCGGCCGATCGCTCGGGCAGTCGAAGCTCTTCCCGCCGATGAGCATTCACCTCATCTCGAGCGGCGAGTCGAGCGGTGAGCTCGATCGGATGCTCGAACGGGCGGCCGCGCACCAGGAAAGTGAAATGGACGGATTACTCGGCGCGTTGCTGAGCGTGCTCGAGCCGGCCCTGATCGTCGTGATGGGA
- the clpS gene encoding ATP-dependent Clp protease adapter ClpS, translating to MSDERLKPGRDDDHGLAIEEARPLLKRPPLYRVILLNDDYTPMEFVVQVLQKVFSLDRNTATRIMLEVHTKGKGVCGVYTYEIAETKVAQVTGMAQQHQHPLLCTMEET from the coding sequence ATGTCCGACGAGCGATTGAAACCGGGCAGGGACGACGACCACGGGCTCGCGATAGAGGAGGCTCGCCCTCTCCTGAAACGCCCGCCGTTGTACCGCGTCATTCTACTCAATGACGATTACACCCCGATGGAATTCGTCGTGCAGGTGCTGCAGAAAGTCTTCTCGCTCGACCGCAACACGGCGACCCGCATCATGCTGGAGGTCCACACGAAGGGGAAGGGTGTCTGCGGCGTCTACACCTATGAAATAGCGGAAACAAAGGTTGCTCAGGTCACCGGCATGGCCCAGCAGCATCAACATCCGCTGCTCTGTACGATGGAAGAAACCTGA
- the gspC gene encoding type II secretion system protein GspC — protein sequence MIDVARTLTLLKERSPEHWVRAVNRFGPPIVTAALVLVIARQLAALTWTVVPHHTFDRPAPVIVQPAAGAEEISAARFAALEGAHLFGEAPAEAPAAPIPAEVEAPDTTLSIRLTGVIAGGEGGGGYAIIASGRDQEKKYGIGQAIDGTNGATLQAVYGDRVILSRGGRLETLRLPKETPTTGTGPAAARLATPRPAAEEDASLRTVLSDNASRLTDIMRMAPHVEGGQMVGFRINPGRDRETFEALGLMPGDIVTDINGIVLDDPSRALQVFEALGESTQANITVLRDGVPNVMVIDTTQLQSLAQDRQ from the coding sequence GTGATCGACGTCGCAAGAACGCTGACCCTCCTGAAGGAGCGCTCTCCGGAGCACTGGGTGCGGGCGGTCAATCGCTTCGGGCCGCCGATAGTCACCGCTGCCCTCGTGCTCGTGATCGCCCGTCAGCTCGCAGCGCTCACATGGACGGTGGTGCCGCATCACACCTTCGACCGTCCGGCGCCGGTAATCGTTCAGCCGGCCGCCGGAGCGGAGGAGATTTCGGCCGCGCGTTTCGCCGCCTTGGAGGGCGCGCACCTCTTCGGCGAAGCGCCGGCCGAGGCCCCTGCCGCGCCGATCCCGGCCGAAGTCGAGGCGCCGGACACGACGCTCAGCATCCGCTTGACGGGCGTAATCGCCGGCGGCGAAGGCGGCGGCGGATACGCGATCATCGCAAGCGGCCGGGACCAGGAGAAAAAGTACGGGATCGGGCAAGCGATCGACGGCACGAACGGCGCGACGCTGCAGGCCGTTTACGGCGATCGGGTGATCTTGAGCCGAGGCGGCCGGCTCGAAACGCTGCGCCTGCCGAAGGAGACGCCGACCACGGGCACGGGTCCCGCCGCCGCGCGGCTTGCAACGCCGCGCCCGGCGGCCGAAGAGGACGCGTCGCTGCGCACCGTGCTGAGCGACAACGCGTCGCGATTGACCGACATCATGCGAATGGCCCCGCACGTCGAAGGCGGCCAGATGGTAGGGTTCCGGATCAATCCCGGCCGCGACCGGGAGACGTTCGAGGCGCTGGGGCTGATGCCGGGCGACATCGTCACCGACATCAACGGCATCGTCCTCGACGATCCGAGCCGTGCGCTCCAGGTGTTCGAGGCGCTCGGAGAGTCGACGCAAGCGAACATCACGGTCCTTCGGGACGGCGTCCCGAACGTGATGGTCATCGACACCACGCAGCTTCAGAGCCTCGCACAGGACAGGCAGTAG
- the clpA gene encoding ATP-dependent Clp protease ATP-binding subunit ClpA encodes MLSSELEYCLNEAFQRSREERHEYITVEHLLLALLDVPQVIEILRACGADITRLRQELTDFIDDSTPRLRADEDEDVDVQPTLGFQRVLQRAVFHVQSSGKKEVTPVNVLVAVFSEKQSQAVYFLGLQDISRLDVVNYVSHGVAKLHDDKAETERTIGGPEGRGGAEPSALERFTTNLNAQAEAGKIDPLIGRELEIERTVQILCRRRKNNPLFVGEAGVGKTALAEGLARLIVEGRVPEVLSECTIYALDMGSLIAGTKYRGDFEKRLKGVVAELKKQPGAILFIDEIHTLIGAGAASGGVMDASNLIKPVLANGDLRCIGSTTYTEFRNIFEKDHALARRFQKIDVPEPSIEETVEILRGLKTRFEEHHGVVYEDEALRAAAELSSKHINDRHLPDKAIDVIDEAGAHCRLQPPESRRLVVDVEVIQNIVAKMARIPPKTVSASDRDVLRNLDRDLKLVIFGQDEAIEALASAIKMSRSGLGDERRPVGSFLFSGPTGVGKTEVTRQLALTMGVELVRFDMSEYMERHTVSRLIGAPPGYVGFDQGGLLTEAITKNPHCVLLLDEIEKAHPEVFNLLLQVMDHGTLTDNNGRKADFRNVTIVMTTNAGAQEMSRASVGFTQQDHTSDAMEVIKRLFTPEFRNRLDAIIQFKPLDEKSIARVVDKLILELEAQLDKNNVTIELEPAARAWIAERGYDEKMGARPMARVIQQHIKRPLAEELLFGKLVDGGHVRVDVAPDEETLVLLPEPATRELEHLPE; translated from the coding sequence ATGCTCTCGAGCGAACTCGAATACTGCCTCAACGAGGCGTTCCAGCGGTCACGCGAGGAACGCCACGAATACATCACCGTCGAGCACTTGCTGCTGGCGCTGCTCGACGTCCCGCAAGTCATCGAGATCTTACGGGCCTGCGGCGCGGATATCACACGGCTGCGGCAGGAGCTCACCGATTTCATCGACGATTCCACCCCCCGGCTGCGGGCCGACGAGGACGAAGACGTCGACGTCCAGCCCACGCTGGGGTTCCAGCGCGTGCTCCAGCGGGCCGTCTTCCACGTTCAGTCGAGCGGCAAGAAGGAGGTCACGCCGGTCAACGTGCTGGTGGCGGTCTTCAGCGAGAAGCAGTCGCAGGCGGTCTATTTCCTCGGGCTCCAGGACATCTCGAGGCTCGACGTCGTGAATTACGTCTCCCACGGCGTCGCGAAGCTGCACGACGACAAGGCCGAGACGGAGCGCACGATCGGCGGCCCCGAGGGCCGCGGCGGCGCCGAGCCGAGCGCGCTCGAGCGCTTCACCACGAACCTGAACGCGCAGGCGGAGGCCGGCAAGATCGATCCGCTGATCGGCCGCGAGCTCGAGATCGAGCGCACCGTCCAGATTCTGTGCCGGCGGCGCAAGAACAACCCGCTGTTCGTCGGCGAGGCCGGCGTCGGCAAGACCGCGCTCGCCGAAGGGCTCGCGCGGCTCATCGTCGAGGGGCGGGTGCCCGAGGTTCTGTCCGAATGCACGATCTATGCGCTCGACATGGGCTCGCTGATCGCCGGCACGAAGTACCGCGGCGACTTCGAGAAGCGGCTCAAAGGCGTCGTCGCGGAGCTGAAAAAGCAGCCCGGCGCAATTCTCTTCATCGACGAGATCCACACTCTGATCGGCGCCGGCGCGGCGTCCGGCGGCGTGATGGACGCGTCGAATCTGATCAAGCCGGTGCTCGCGAACGGCGACCTGCGCTGCATCGGCTCCACCACGTACACCGAATTCCGCAACATCTTCGAGAAGGATCATGCGCTCGCGCGCCGCTTTCAGAAGATCGACGTGCCGGAGCCTTCGATCGAGGAGACCGTCGAGATCCTGCGCGGGCTGAAGACGCGGTTCGAGGAGCACCACGGCGTCGTCTATGAGGACGAAGCGCTGCGCGCGGCCGCCGAGCTCTCGAGCAAGCACATCAACGACCGGCACTTGCCCGACAAGGCGATCGACGTCATCGACGAGGCCGGCGCGCACTGCCGGCTCCAGCCGCCGGAATCGCGCCGGCTGGTCGTCGACGTCGAGGTCATTCAGAACATCGTCGCGAAGATGGCTCGGATCCCGCCGAAGACCGTCTCGGCGTCGGATCGCGACGTGCTGCGCAACCTCGACCGCGATCTCAAGCTCGTGATCTTCGGTCAGGACGAGGCCATCGAGGCGCTCGCGTCCGCGATCAAGATGTCGCGATCGGGCCTCGGCGACGAGCGTCGGCCCGTGGGCTCGTTCCTGTTCTCGGGGCCGACGGGCGTCGGCAAGACCGAGGTCACCCGGCAGCTCGCGCTCACGATGGGCGTCGAGCTCGTGCGCTTCGACATGTCCGAGTACATGGAGCGGCACACGGTCTCACGGCTGATCGGCGCGCCGCCCGGGTATGTCGGCTTCGATCAGGGCGGGCTGCTGACGGAGGCGATCACGAAGAATCCGCACTGCGTGCTGCTGCTCGACGAGATCGAGAAGGCTCATCCCGAGGTCTTCAACCTGCTGCTTCAGGTCATGGACCACGGCACGCTCACCGACAACAACGGCCGCAAGGCGGATTTCCGCAACGTCACGATCGTCATGACGACGAATGCGGGCGCGCAGGAGATGAGCCGAGCGTCGGTCGGGTTCACGCAGCAGGACCATACGTCCGACGCGATGGAAGTGATCAAGCGGCTGTTCACGCCCGAGTTCCGCAACCGCCTCGACGCGATCATCCAGTTCAAGCCGCTCGACGAGAAGTCGATCGCGCGCGTCGTCGACAAGCTCATCCTCGAGCTCGAGGCGCAGCTCGACAAGAACAACGTCACGATCGAGCTCGAGCCGGCCGCTCGCGCGTGGATTGCCGAGCGCGGCTACGACGAGAAGATGGGCGCGCGGCCGATGGCGCGCGTGATCCAGCAGCACATCAAGCGTCCGCTCGCGGAGGAGCTCCTGTTCGGCAAGCTCGTCGACGGCGGCCACGTGCGCGTCGACGTCGCTCCGGACGAGGAGACCCTCGTGCTTCTGCCGGAGCCTGCGACCCGCGAGCTCGAGCATTTGCCGGAATAG
- a CDS encoding GNAT family N-acetyltransferase: protein MDLERLTTLDDVEPREWNALAAGHPFLRHEFLAALEHSGCVGARTAWQPCHIGVRDEAGGLIGALPLYLKHDSRGEFVFDWSWADAYERAGRSYYPKLVASIPFTPATGPRLLVRPDADRAAVVRRMVAAALALQEELEASSVHVLFPTDAERAALSAAGFLVRKGCQFHWHNPGYVDFDDFLGRFSSEKRKKVRRERRRIAEAGIRFEHLAGDELDAEDWDAVFAFHARTFLRRGRPPYLNRAFFEEIARTMPENVVVILARHGRAPIAAAICFRGDDALYGRYWGSLADFHSLHFEACYYQGIEYCIRERLGTFEPGTQGEHKISRGFTPTPTWSCHRLRDPGFHRAVQQFLTRETVQVDAYMDYLEDHVPYRRDLRDSEPT, encoded by the coding sequence ATGGACCTGGAACGCCTCACCACACTCGACGACGTCGAGCCGCGGGAGTGGAACGCGCTCGCCGCCGGCCACCCTTTCCTGCGCCACGAGTTCCTGGCCGCGCTCGAGCACAGCGGTTGCGTCGGCGCGCGCACGGCGTGGCAGCCCTGCCACATCGGCGTCCGGGACGAGGCAGGCGGCCTGATCGGTGCACTGCCGCTTTACCTCAAGCACGACTCCCGCGGCGAGTTCGTCTTCGACTGGAGCTGGGCGGACGCGTACGAACGAGCGGGCCGAAGCTATTACCCGAAGCTCGTCGCGTCGATCCCGTTCACGCCGGCCACGGGCCCGCGGCTCCTCGTCAGGCCGGACGCGGACCGCGCCGCCGTCGTCCGGCGCATGGTCGCGGCGGCGCTCGCGCTCCAGGAAGAGCTCGAAGCCTCGTCGGTCCACGTGCTGTTTCCGACCGACGCCGAGCGCGCAGCGCTGTCGGCCGCCGGCTTTCTCGTCCGCAAAGGCTGCCAGTTCCACTGGCACAATCCGGGCTATGTCGACTTCGACGACTTTCTCGGCCGTTTCAGCTCCGAGAAGAGAAAGAAGGTGCGCCGCGAGCGGCGCCGGATTGCCGAAGCCGGCATCCGTTTCGAGCACCTGGCCGGCGACGAGCTCGATGCCGAGGACTGGGACGCCGTGTTCGCGTTTCACGCCCGCACGTTCCTGCGCCGCGGGCGGCCGCCCTACTTGAACCGCGCCTTCTTCGAAGAGATCGCGCGGACGATGCCGGAGAACGTCGTCGTGATCCTCGCCCGTCACGGCCGAGCGCCGATCGCCGCCGCGATTTGCTTTCGCGGAGACGACGCGCTCTATGGGCGCTACTGGGGCAGCCTCGCGGACTTCCACAGCCTGCACTTCGAGGCGTGCTACTACCAGGGCATCGAGTACTGCATCCGGGAACGACTCGGAACGTTCGAGCCCGGCACGCAGGGCGAGCACAAGATCAGCCGTGGATTTACGCCGACGCCGACTTGGTCCTGCCATCGACTCCGCGACCCCGGCTTCCACCGCGCGGTGCAGCAATTCTTGACCCGCGAGACCGTGCAAGTGGATGCTTACATGGACTATCTCGAGGATCACGTGCCTTACCGGCGGGACCTGCGCGATTCCGAGCCGACATGA
- the infA gene encoding translation initiation factor IF-1, whose translation MAKEDAIQIEGTVMETLPNTTFRVELENGHIVTAHISGKMRKNYIRILKGDRVTVELTPYDLTKGRIVYRSR comes from the coding sequence GTGGCAAAAGAAGACGCCATTCAAATTGAAGGCACGGTAATGGAGACATTACCGAACACGACCTTTCGCGTGGAGCTCGAGAACGGGCACATCGTCACGGCGCACATTTCCGGCAAGATGCGGAAAAACTACATCCGCATCCTGAAGGGGGACCGAGTCACCGTGGAGCTCACCCCCTACGACCTCACGAAGGGCCGGATCGTCTACCGGTCGCGCTAG
- the gspD gene encoding type II secretion system secretin GspD — MNAASALRAGAGLRSTFLVLAAVAAGAAHAQLLTPNYRDTDLRQVIEAVGAVTGRNFLIDPRVRAQVTLISNTPMSPEAFYEAFLATLAVHGFIAVEEGSVTKIVPDVNARQLPGGAAEAEGEELITQVVRVDNVAAPTLVPILRPMQPQYAHLAAPPGANVLVIVDRASNVQRLLRIIERIDQEAVSDVEVIPLENAFAGEVAQTLMTLTQAAQAGGGAAMAQIIADERTNSILLSGSESDRMRYRALIAYLDAPTEGGGDTRVRYLNYADAEELAMRLQTQFGAGAPAAAGGEGGAPPAAEGPVSIWADPATNALVMSAPARVMQDMMAVIDQIDIRRAQVAVDAIIVELTEEKAAELGVTWIVADEDDAPIGLTNFGATVRGLPQLGVAAQGDTPSIDVIPDGILTGVGKITDTGTSWAALLSALRGDGSTNIIATPQITVLDNEEAEISVGQEVPFLTGQFTNTGTSDGAINPFQTITREQVGTRLRIIPQINEGSGVKLTIEQEQSSLSPGAGGAVDLVTNNRTITTSVFVEDGDILVLGGLIDNQLRESEQRVPGLGRIPGLGWLFRARNTERVKTNLMVFIRPRILRDSIQANSLTNEKYDYIRELQRQQAEERVRLMREESRPVLPELPAGQPPAGQPPEAPTDEAAPPPGEADEPEGTEPDDGNEP; from the coding sequence GTGAACGCGGCGAGCGCGCTGCGCGCCGGCGCCGGCTTGCGCTCGACGTTTCTCGTCCTCGCCGCCGTCGCGGCCGGCGCCGCGCACGCGCAACTGCTGACGCCGAACTACCGGGACACGGATTTGCGCCAGGTGATCGAGGCCGTGGGCGCCGTCACCGGACGGAACTTCCTCATCGATCCTCGGGTGCGCGCTCAGGTCACGCTGATCTCGAACACGCCGATGTCGCCGGAAGCTTTCTACGAGGCGTTTCTCGCCACCCTCGCGGTCCACGGCTTCATCGCGGTCGAGGAAGGCTCCGTCACGAAGATCGTGCCGGACGTGAACGCCCGTCAGCTTCCGGGCGGGGCCGCCGAGGCGGAAGGCGAAGAGCTGATCACGCAGGTGGTGCGCGTCGACAACGTCGCCGCGCCGACGCTCGTACCCATCCTCCGCCCGATGCAGCCCCAATACGCTCACTTGGCCGCGCCGCCGGGCGCCAACGTCCTCGTCATCGTCGACCGGGCGTCGAACGTCCAGCGGCTGCTCCGCATCATCGAGCGCATCGATCAGGAAGCCGTGTCGGACGTCGAGGTCATTCCGCTCGAGAACGCCTTCGCCGGTGAGGTCGCGCAGACCTTGATGACGCTGACCCAGGCGGCGCAGGCCGGCGGCGGTGCGGCGATGGCGCAGATCATCGCCGACGAGCGGACGAACAGCATTCTATTGAGCGGCTCCGAGTCCGACCGCATGCGCTATCGCGCCCTGATCGCCTATCTCGACGCGCCGACCGAGGGCGGCGGCGACACGCGGGTCCGATATCTCAACTACGCGGACGCCGAGGAGCTCGCGATGCGCCTGCAGACGCAGTTCGGCGCGGGTGCCCCGGCCGCCGCGGGGGGCGAGGGCGGTGCGCCGCCCGCGGCCGAAGGTCCGGTCAGCATCTGGGCCGACCCCGCGACGAACGCGCTCGTGATGAGCGCGCCGGCGAGAGTCATGCAGGACATGATGGCCGTGATCGACCAGATCGACATCCGCCGCGCGCAGGTCGCGGTCGACGCGATCATCGTCGAGCTCACGGAGGAGAAGGCGGCCGAGCTCGGCGTGACCTGGATCGTCGCCGACGAGGACGATGCCCCCATCGGGCTGACGAACTTCGGAGCGACGGTCCGCGGCCTCCCGCAGCTCGGCGTCGCCGCGCAGGGCGACACGCCGTCGATCGACGTGATCCCGGACGGCATCCTCACGGGCGTCGGCAAGATCACTGACACGGGCACGAGCTGGGCGGCGCTGCTTTCGGCGCTGCGCGGCGACGGCTCCACGAACATCATCGCGACGCCGCAGATCACCGTCCTCGACAACGAGGAAGCCGAGATCTCGGTCGGACAAGAGGTGCCGTTCCTCACCGGGCAATTCACGAACACCGGCACGTCCGACGGCGCGATCAATCCGTTTCAGACCATCACGCGAGAGCAAGTGGGCACGCGCCTGCGGATCATTCCGCAGATCAACGAAGGCAGCGGCGTGAAGCTCACGATCGAGCAGGAGCAGTCGAGCCTCAGCCCCGGCGCGGGCGGCGCAGTGGATCTCGTCACGAACAACCGCACGATCACGACGTCCGTTTTCGTCGAGGACGGCGACATTCTCGTGCTCGGCGGGCTCATCGATAACCAGCTTCGGGAAAGCGAGCAGCGCGTGCCGGGTCTCGGCCGCATCCCCGGCCTCGGGTGGCTTTTCCGCGCTCGCAACACCGAGCGCGTCAAGACGAATCTGATGGTTTTCATCCGCCCGCGGATTCTGCGCGACAGCATACAAGCCAACTCGCTGACGAATGAGAAGTACGACTACATCCGCGAGCTGCAACGGCAGCAGGCGGAGGAACGCGTGCGGCTGATGCGCGAGGAATCACGTCCGGTGCTGCCGGAGCTTCCGGCCGGCCAGCCGCCGGCCGGCCAGCCTCCGGAGGCGCCGACGGACGAGGCTGCGCCGCCGCCGGGCGAGGCCGACGAGCCGGAAGGCACGGAACCGGACGATGGCAACGAACCCTGA
- the aat gene encoding leucyl/phenylalanyl-tRNA--protein transferase, translating to MSAIRWLSAGADVDAFPPPDEALEEPNGLLAAGGDLRPERLLLAYRCGIFPWYERGQPILWWCPDPRAVLFPPSLKVSRSLRRVVRRGEFEITADSAFDDVVEGCAAPRRYGADTWITDEMRIAYSRLHRLGFAHSFEAWRDGRLAGGLYGVAIGAVFFGESMFARATNASKAAFVAAVRYLEARSFALIDCQVASAHLSSLGAVDLPRTKFLRLLSKLCERPDRRGRWTADFAEWAAARRRSAGGE from the coding sequence ATGAGCGCGATCCGGTGGCTTTCGGCCGGCGCCGACGTGGACGCGTTCCCACCGCCCGACGAAGCGCTGGAAGAACCGAACGGGCTGCTCGCCGCGGGCGGCGATCTCCGCCCCGAGCGCCTGCTGCTCGCCTATCGATGCGGGATCTTCCCGTGGTACGAGCGCGGGCAGCCGATCCTGTGGTGGTGCCCCGATCCCCGCGCCGTGCTCTTCCCGCCGAGCCTCAAGGTCTCGCGAAGCCTGCGGCGCGTCGTCAGGCGGGGCGAGTTCGAGATCACGGCCGACAGCGCATTCGACGACGTCGTCGAAGGCTGCGCCGCGCCGCGTCGCTACGGCGCCGACACATGGATCACGGACGAGATGCGCATCGCCTACTCCCGCCTCCACCGGCTCGGTTTCGCGCACTCGTTCGAGGCCTGGCGGGACGGCCGGCTCGCGGGCGGGCTGTACGGCGTCGCGATCGGTGCGGTGTTCTTCGGGGAGTCGATGTTCGCGCGGGCAACGAATGCATCGAAGGCGGCGTTCGTCGCCGCGGTGCGTTACCTCGAGGCGCGCTCGTTCGCGCTCATCGATTGTCAGGTCGCCTCAGCGCACTTGAGCAGCCTCGGCGCCGTCGATCTCCCCCGAACGAAATTCCTGAGGCTGCTGTCGAAGCTTTGTGAGCGGCCCGACCGGCGCGGCCGCTGGACCGCGGATTTCGCGGAATGGGCGGCGGCACGGAGGCGCAGCGCCGGCGGGGAGTGA
- the gspE gene encoding type II secretion system ATPase GspE, with protein sequence MATNPDPAVVPVPEASAAVETPRPRRLPFAFAKRHGVLIQDVDDGRAQAIYREGASPLSLAEVRRFVGIPVRFTRVDAESFDLRLQAAYESGAAMTMVEGLDDDTDLFAVAQQLPEPSDLLDSDDEAPIIRLINALLTQAVKDNASDIHIEPYENRLVVRFRIDGVLKEALQSRRAVAPLVVSRIKVMSKLDIAEKRLPQDGRISLRIAGRAVDVRVSTIPSGHGERVVLRLLDKQAGRLTLEHLGMSAEDQKAMDELIHRPHGILLVTGPTGSGKTTTLYAALERINDASRNILTVEDPIEYHIDGIGQTQVNTKVDMTFARGLRAILRQDPDVVMVGEIRDLETAEIAVQASLTGHLVLSTLHTNTAVGAVTRLRDMGVEPFLLSSSLIGVLAQRLVRVLDPATREPYTASEYECRLLGMDPSDPPTLYRPPEADAGYQGRTGIYELITVDGRMRTMIHDGAGEHELEQYARTRGPSIREDGVRKVLAGTTTLEEVLRVTRSD encoded by the coding sequence ATGGCAACGAACCCTGATCCCGCCGTCGTTCCGGTCCCCGAGGCCTCTGCGGCCGTCGAGACGCCGCGGCCGCGGCGCCTGCCGTTCGCGTTCGCGAAGCGGCACGGCGTGCTGATCCAGGACGTCGACGACGGCCGGGCGCAGGCGATCTATCGGGAAGGCGCGTCGCCGCTCAGCCTTGCCGAGGTGCGGCGCTTCGTCGGAATTCCGGTGAGGTTCACGCGAGTCGATGCGGAGAGCTTCGATCTGCGCCTGCAAGCGGCGTACGAGAGCGGCGCCGCGATGACGATGGTCGAAGGCCTCGACGACGATACCGATCTCTTTGCCGTCGCGCAGCAGCTGCCGGAGCCTTCGGATCTTCTGGACAGCGACGACGAAGCGCCGATCATCAGGCTGATCAACGCGCTCCTCACGCAAGCCGTGAAGGACAACGCGTCGGACATCCACATCGAGCCCTACGAGAATCGGCTCGTCGTCCGCTTCCGAATCGACGGGGTACTGAAGGAGGCGCTCCAGTCGCGGCGGGCGGTCGCGCCGCTCGTCGTGTCGCGCATCAAGGTGATGTCGAAGCTCGACATCGCCGAGAAGCGGCTGCCGCAGGACGGGCGGATCTCTCTGCGGATCGCCGGCCGTGCGGTCGACGTGCGCGTGTCCACGATCCCCTCCGGCCACGGCGAGCGCGTCGTGCTTCGTCTGCTCGACAAGCAGGCCGGCCGCCTGACGCTCGAGCACCTCGGAATGTCGGCCGAGGATCAGAAGGCCATGGATGAGCTGATCCATCGGCCGCACGGCATCCTGCTCGTGACCGGGCCCACGGGCTCCGGCAAGACGACGACGCTCTACGCCGCGCTCGAGCGCATCAACGATGCGAGCCGCAACATCCTCACCGTCGAGGATCCGATCGAGTACCACATCGACGGCATCGGCCAGACGCAGGTGAACACGAAAGTGGACATGACGTTCGCCCGCGGGCTTCGCGCGATCCTCCGCCAGGATCCGGACGTCGTGATGGTCGGCGAGATCCGCGATCTCGAGACGGCCGAGATCGCCGTGCAGGCGAGCTTGACGGGCCATCTGGTGCTGTCGACCCTGCATACGAACACGGCGGTGGGCGCGGTGACTCGGCTGCGCGACATGGGGGTCGAGCCGTTCCTGCTGTCGTCGAGCCTGATCGGCGTGCTCGCGCAGCGGCTCGTGCGCGTGCTCGATCCGGCAACCCGCGAGCCGTACACGGCGAGCGAATACGAGTGCCGGCTGCTCGGCATGGATCCGAGCGATCCGCCGACGTTGTACCGGCCGCCGGAAGCGGATGCGGGCTACCAGGGACGCACGGGCATCTACGAGCTGATCACCGTGGACGGGCGCATGCGCACGATGATCCACGACGGCGCCGGCGAGCACGAGCTCGAGCAGTATGCGCGCACGCGCGGCCCCAGCATCCGCGAGGACGGCGTCCGCAAGGTTCTCGCCGGCACCACCACGCTCGAGGAAGTGCTGCGCGTCACCCGGAGCGACTGA